The Antechinus flavipes isolate AdamAnt ecotype Samford, QLD, Australia chromosome 4, AdamAnt_v2, whole genome shotgun sequence genomic interval GCTTCTCCCCGGGGCACAGAGACTGAGCCATACACCCTGTTCTCTCTCTAATCTACATATTAAATGTGTATCTCCTTATAGTTCAGTGAGGTCATCATTGAAGTATAGTAACAAGGCAGGTGTAAACAGCTCTGGATCCATGTTAAGTTGTTCGAAGTCATGATCCTCATCCACAATACCATTTTGCTCCAGAGTCTTGTCCATGTCGAGATTGACGCCATTAAATTTCCAAGTGTAGCTGGCAGCATGAGCATTGTAGGGAAGATATCGGTGTAGGATTTCCCACATGGATTCCAGTTCCCCCACCTAGATGAAGGATCAGAGCTCTGGAAGGATCTCAGAATAGCAATCCTATAGCTAAGGCAAAAAAAATGCCTGATGATACAGGTTAGAAGTCTTATCAAGCAACAGATTCAGAGGTCTACAAGTCCTAGAATACAACAGTCTCAAGAGACATAGAATACAGAACCCTAAACCTGACCTTCACAGTTATCTCTCTAAACTACAAACAATAAAACTCAATGCACCATTTCCAGAATCAAGAGTCCTGTTTCTAAAAGATTTAGTAACTGAAGACAACTTTCTTGTAGTCTATAGAATGATTACCGCTTCCATTATGCAAATGGAACCACAGTTCTCAATATTCTATTGCCTGAAAGTGAACACTAAAGAGACCAATCAATCCCAGTTATCTTCACACTGGAAGAATTTTAGGAATATTTTGGATAAGATACCCTGCCCCAAATTCTCTAACCTTGGAGGACATGCAAGGTGAAAAATGCAACCCTCCAAAGAATCTTAAACAAAAAAGCTCCAAGAGAACTACTGGCAGTCTGGGGGGGTCTGGTGAGAAGATTcgatttctctttcctattggGGGTGGGGATTCTCTCCTGCTCATTAccacctcccctttccccacccaGGATTCTCACCTCCAGAGTGTGCTCCTGAGAAGTGAGCGTATTGATGATTCGAATGAGACGGGTCTTGCTGGAGAGCAGTCCCACCTCATACTTGGACTGCCTCCACCACGGCTGGCCAAAGTCATTGGCCCAATCCGAGCGGGGCAGCTGCGGAGGGATGTGTACGAAGCGCCCTCTGGGAGTATAATACTTCAGGCAGCCGGTCAGCGGGTCTATGTGCGTTTGGATCTTCCAAGAAGGAAAGGCACAGATGAACCCCGCCTTACTCCATATACTGGACACCCGAAATCTCTCCCCAGGACCCCACACTCCCCAGCCAGGGGACTCTGGCACTCACATCGTTGGTACTGGGGTCAAACCAGTGACTGATGTCCTGTCCTGCCGCCTCCAGAATGGGTTTCATCAGCACGCTCCCTGTGGGGAggcaaaagggaggaaaaggagtaTTATGTCAGATCCTTTCTACCCACCCCGGGATCATCttccaccatcaccaccacaaaGCCTCACCTTTGTACTCCTGGGCTAGAGAGGTAAGGTTGTACACAGAGCCCAGGTAGGTTACCCACAGGTCGTCGGCCGTATTGTGCTTGGCCACTTCGGCCTTATTGAAATAGCGACGCCGAAAATACCGCAAATTTGGGCCGGCCACGAGCCCCCGGGTTGGCTTTTCAAAGATTTCACTATCTTCCACATCCAGCATAGCTCCCTGCTCCTGGGGCCACCCCCTACTTAGAACCGGAAAATTCTACTCTTCACCCTTATTACCCTCTTCTGAGGTGCACCTTCAGGGCTTTCACTATACACCTTACTCCACCCCCGCGCTCTCCTTTTTCTCGCTCTTAccatgggggagggggaacgCGGTTTCCCGCTGACATGGGAACCATTGTCCTTTGCGAGCCACCGTCCACGGGAGTGGCAGGCCCTAGGCAAAGGAAGATCTTTGCCTTTCTGGGGAAAGTGGGGGATGGGAAATGTTTCAGTGCGGCTGCACAGCTTCATTGAAACCGTAATTCGGTTCCATAATCCCCAAAACAGAGATCCTGCTTAACAAGGATAGGAAGCCGGGAATACGAAGTGAGCGGGACATATGAATATTAGTTGTTTGCCACAGCATATTCACAGCAGACGGCGGACATTGGGGCTACAAATCTCATGAAATAGGGGGAAAAGAGGTGAGAGAATTCTTGAACACTGTGAGATAGGCCAAGATTAGTGTTTTTCTCCTGATAACTCGGGAGTCCAAAGAAGATGGGGTCGAGGCCCGATGCCTGTCTTATTCAGTGAGCTAACACTTCTAGGAAGTAGGCGGAGCTTTACAGAAGCGAGAAGTTGCCAAGGAGACGGGAGCATTCGAGCTATTGGTTTGAGTAGTATCGCGAGAAAGAAGAGAGCGTGGAACCAAAGCTCTCTTCGAGACAcaccttttcccccctcccctccgtTTGCTCTAGGTCCCGCGAGATTTTAGACTGCGCGCATTAAGTACTTCTGGAGAAAGCGAGGAGTGACCCCAGAAGAAGAGCCACCGCCGGAGTCCTATGGCAGGAGCTGGGGCGACCGTACTGCTGCGTGAGGAGAACGGCTGCTGCAGCCGACGCCAGAGCAGCTCCAGCGCTGGGGTCAGCAGCGGGGCAACCAGAATTGGGAGAGGGGGCAAAGAGACGGGCGGAGAGGCGTAGGGAGGAGGATAGGGCAAGAACTACAATCTCCCGGCAGTCGATGGGGCAGCTTTTCCTCTTTCCAGTGCTCTTGGGCTATGGGGACTCCTGGGAGTAGTAGTTCCGCTGGATCCTTCGATTAGCTGAACATTATGTCCTCCCTCCCCCCGGGCTACAGGACTCTGACGGAGAGCGTGAAGATTCGGCGGTGGCTGCTCGTGCGCGCAGGCGTTTGGAAGGCCTGCTCAACAAGAACATGCGCATTCGCATGACAGACGGGCGCACCCTGGTGGGCTGCTTCCTGTGCACGGATCGCGACTGCAATGTCATCCTGGGCTCCGCTCAGGAGTTCCTCAAGCCCACGGGTCAGATCGCGTGCGCGTGCCCGTGCTCCTACCCCCGTATCTGGGTTTCTCCTGGGCATTCACTAATGGTGCCCCTGTTATGCCTCAGGGCTTCATCTGACCCTTGCCCTCGGCTGAGACAGTCTGGGTGTACAGGGCAGGACCTCTGAGATTTGGGTTCTAGTCTTGGCTAGactaaagagggggaaaaaaaaatcacttttctaaGCCCCGATTTACTTATTTCTAGAAATGGAGATAATTCCTGCATTACCTATTTTGCAGAGTTGTAAGGAAAATGCTTGGTAAACTCTAGAGAAATGTTGGCCGTGACTGTTATATCGGGTAGGtttcaattacattttacaaagatgaTGGGTGATGTCTAAGGTCACACCAAGTTTTTAAAAGAGGACTAAAAACTGGGTCTCTTGATTGCCATCCTAGGATGATGTCAGTAAAAGTCCATAACTGATTCAGAAGGCACTAAATGTATAGCTTAGTACATTCCCTGACACCTCCCTCACattccccccactttttttttcagattccttCTCAGCTGGGGAGCCCCGTGTCCTGGGGTTGGCTATGGTTCCTGGGCACCACATCGTTTCTGTTGAAGTACAAAGGGAGAGCCTGACCTCTCCTTATCTGTGATTCCTGGCCCTCAGCACCCACTAGGGAAGGCAGCCTTGGAAGCTGTGATTATTTGTCTTACCTTCATTTTCCCTCATTCATCTTCTGATTAAAGCCTGTGATCTATTGACCTTGTACTGCTTGGTGGGGAGGGTGGCTGGGAGGCCAACTCCCTGACCCTATTTCTGGGCCATGTCGAAGAAAAACCAACTTCTAGTTTTGAAGTGCCCAGAGAGAGAagtccattacaaataatatattGTCCAGTGATACCAGAGAAATGAGATAAGCCTCTTCCTGACTCCCTTTCCGCCAAGAATTGActggaaagaatagaaaaagtatCTATATAGTCCTTACTCTGTCAGGATTTGCCTATGGGATCATAGACAAGGCCTTAGTTTCAGGGCCTTAGTTTCTTCTGCTGTAAAATGATAGAATTAATAACTTCGAGTTTATGTTAGACTTGAGCATCTAGAAGGTGGCTAGCTATACCCACCTACTTGAGAGAAGGGTAATGAATCTACTTTTCATCACAGGACCCCCTAAATGAAGTTAGTTTCTTAACACACTGATTCCAGGTTGTCTCTGCAGGAAAAGGGTGGAGTGATGGGGAAGGATATAGGACAGGATCCTTGGAAGGGAAGTTTCAGGCAGTATGGTTGCCAAAAAGGCTGCTTGTGAAAGTTTGTCTAGAATAAAATCCAAGCACACACCTGCCTTCTGTGGCTGCTGTCCCATTCTCCCATATGTACACACAGTCATACCCAAGACCTTAAGTTGACCCAAGTGGGAGGGTGTGGGGACCCTCCATCCTGtacttgatgtctcattgttTCGGGCCCCGGCCTGGCAAGACAAAATTCCTCCTGACTGGGGTCAGAGAATAGACAATACTCTTGGCTGGGACACTTACCTCCCAAAGGGAGCAAGGGCTGGGAGCCAGAAGTAGAGTTCCCATCTCAAGTTAGCAGTGAATGAGGAAGGTTGAACCCCAGAGACTGGTCTGGAGGATCTGGCCAGGAAAACCTTATAGATAAGATAAGGGTGGAAGGTTTAGTGGCCCTTGATTTTCCCAGCTTCTGCAAACAGCAAAGGGAGTGGTTACCCACAGTTCTTCAAATCaattcacttctgttcagatCTAAAGTTAGCTGGTTTTCTAGACCCCTAGAGAAAAAGTAATGTTTGTAGCTAAGAATTTGAATCTGAAGCAAATTCATTAACCCTTTATTCATGAACCTTTATAGTTCAAACTTTTCAACATTGTTTTACTGCCCCTGTGGAGCAATTTGAATTTAGGGTTATTTCAGAGATTGTTCAGATATGCCAAAACTCAAAAGCAGTGACATCCAGCCCCCATGTTCAGATGTAGCATGGAATATATTTAAGATGtacaaaaggaaagggaatgaacTTCTCCAAAGAtggggatttttcatttttagtccAAATAGCTTATTTTCTATTAACATCAATCTAAACATTCCCCATTTTCATATATCTAATAGATGGCACAGGTTCCTGGAGGTTTAAATTGGCAATTAGGATGGACTATTTTAGCTaaattggggaagggagggatgggCCTCTTTCAGACCCAGACTTTGCTGGTAGCAGTGGGAAGAGATTGTGATGCTCTGGGAGCTCTTAGAGTTGCAGAGTGGGAGAGGCCCCCATTCTGGTAAATGGCTCTGCTATAGGGTACCAGGCAGTCAGCAAGACGGAGACGGCAGTAGAGTCTGCGGTAACCAGCTAATGCGAGAATCAGCAAAGGCACCAGGAGCAGGAAACCCACCACCAGCAGCACTGTGAATCCTGGGTCTTGAAAGTGGGCAGTACAAAGGAGTGCCTGAGAGTGTAGGAACTAGAATGAAGGAAAAGTGGAATAAGAAGGGGGACCCAAACACACCAGAATCTCAAAAGCAACAAACATGGATTGAATCTTGGtataggggagggggaagcagaGTAGTAAGAGGCTGCAATGAGATCAGATTTCTAAAATTGAGGTAAATTCAGTTGGGAATAGAAATCGGGGAATGAGCCCAAGAGAACCCTCATCCTCTTAAATAGAACCCTTTCTGAACCTCAGCATTTAGCCCTCTAGAATCTGGCCAGATGCTTCTCTTTCAGAGTTGTGGGCTACTTATGTATTTCATTCCTCACTCGCCCCCACCCTCTTTCCCATGTCTCCCAAATAAGCAAAAGAAAGGGGCAAGGCAAAATccaggggaagaaggaaaagaggctAAGACAGACACAGCTTGTAATTACCTTTGAGTGGCAGAGGAAGCCAAAGCCCAGCATGAGGAGGGCAGGCAGCAGTATTGTCCCTAACACCACGCCCAGCAGCAGGAGGTTGAAAGTGGCCACAAGCAGATTCTGGGCTGTGACTAGCACAGCACAGGCCCAGCAGTCCAGTGGGTCTCGAGGTTCAAACTCCCCACCTCCACTGTAAGGTGGTGGGTGATGAGCCCTAGGGCCTTCTGCCATTGCAATCCGACCCTGGCTGTGTGAATCCTGTGTCCAACCATTATATAGCGGTCATCCTCCCTTTCCTGCCCTCCCTCTGGCCCAACCCTCTCTTCGTTTACACTCCCACCTTACTTATCCTGGAATGTGGCTCTGGGTTTAGTCCCTTCCCGCCCCCCTCTCATTTTTAGGTTAGAGTTGGGAGCCCT includes:
- the LOC127560861 gene encoding cytochrome b5 domain-containing protein 1 isoform X1; the protein is MLDVEDSEIFEKPTRGLVAGPNLRYFRRRYFNKAEVAKHNTADDLWVTYLGSVYNLTSLAQEYKGSVLMKPILEAAGQDISHWFDPSTNDIQTHIDPLTGCLKYYTPRGRFVHIPPQLPRSDWANDFGQPWWRQSKYEVGLLSSKTRLIRIINTLTSQEHTLEVGELESMWEILHRYLPYNAHAASYTWKFNGVNLDMDKTLEQNGIVDEDHDFEQLNMDPELFTPALLLYFNDDLTEL
- the NAA38 gene encoding N-alpha-acetyltransferase 38, NatC auxiliary subunit, which translates into the protein MAGAGATVLLREENGCCSRRQSSSSAGDSDGEREDSAVAARARRRLEGLLNKNMRIRMTDGRTLVGCFLCTDRDCNVILGSAQEFLKPTDSFSAGEPRVLGLAMVPGHHIVSVEVQRESLTSPYL
- the LOC127560861 gene encoding cytochrome b5 domain-containing protein 1 isoform X2, whose product is MLDVEDSEIFEKPTRGLVAGPNLRYFRRRYFNKAEVAKHNTADDLWVTYLGSVYNLTSLAQEYKGSVLMKPILEAAGQDISHWFDPSTNDIQTHIDPLTGCLKYYTPRGRFVHIPPQLPRSDWANDFGQPWWRQSKYEVGLLSSKTRLIRIINTLTSQEHTLEMETLL
- the LOC127560861 gene encoding cytochrome b5 domain-containing protein 1 isoform X3, translated to MLDVEDSEIFEKPTRGLVAGPNLRYFRRRYFNKAEVAKHNTADDLWVTYLGSVYNLTSLAQEYKGSVLMKPILEAAGQDISHWFDPSTNDIQTHIDPLTGCLKYYTPRGRFVHIPPQLPRSDWANDFGQPWWRQSKYEVGLLSSKTRLIRIINTLTSQEHTLEL
- the TMEM88 gene encoding transmembrane protein 88, encoding MAEGPRAHHPPPYSGGGEFEPRDPLDCWACAVLVTAQNLLVATFNLLLLGVVLGTILLPALLMLGFGFLCHSKFLHSQALLCTAHFQDPGFTVLLVVGFLLLVPLLILALAGYRRLYCRLRLADCLVPYSRAIYQNGGLSHSATLRAPRASQSLPTATSKVWV